TCAAACTGATTTGAATGAAGAAGCTAACAGACCCAAAAAGAGAAGAGGTCGTAAACGAAAAAGGCCATTAGCAAACTCTTGGCCGGAACTAAGCGAATTTGGTATATATCAAGAAGCATATGACGGTACTGAGCAACCCACATTGCATAAAGAAAAGCAAACCGATAGTGTCCATGACGAAAAGTATGATAACCAAAAAGATATTAACGAAAAAGCTTATTTTAAAGTACAAATTCATAATGAAAATGAACCTGAAATCGAAAAAACGATACAACCCCCGGTGGTTGCAAATATTGACGATAGATCATTGTCTGAATTCTCTTTAGAATCAATGACTCCAAATAAAACTACAATTGAAGagaataaaattatagataaaggaataatattaagtaataatatgAAACTGCCTAAGGTAGAAAACTACATGTAACTCAACTTCTATACGTATAATATCCATAGACAATTGTAAAACCAAGTCCTTCCATGAATTGTTATAGTGATTCACGAGGAAACTATCAGAAATAGTCAACCCGGATGAAAGCGATCATCGAAAATGTTGCCTAATCGTTagcaaatataaacaataaacatgcaTGATAAAATGTGGcagatagttcgaagagtcgatgcaTGTTGGGTCCCCAGGGTGTtagaatggcgatcccgcaccggaatgcgcagtgttggtcgaccccccactaggtggaccgaggacatcaagcgggctgCAAGGAGCCGCtaaatgctggcggctcgagaccgttttgtttagaaATCCAGGCAAGAGGCCTGtacgtccagcagtgaacgtccatcggctgttaatgatgataatgatgatggatgatgataataatggatgaatgatgataatatggatgatgataataatggaaCTTACTATCCCTACACTACTCactttattttatcataaatagccacaaaatttcataaaaatcagtccAGCCATTTCGGTGAAATTTGGTAACAAACACCGCGGCactagaattttatatattagattaataataataaaataatttatttttataaacctCTCTTTTGTGTTGATGTTTGCTCAGAATACCACTAATACGtcgataaataatttttcaggAAACAGCATCATTAGATCCTTTAACATTAAAAGcattactaaaaaaatcaaatggaAAAAGTTTAAGTGAAATTCTTCAACAGAATAACTTATCCCTATCTGACCTTCTTCGTGGCAGGGAGAAAGCATTATCCATCCTAAAAAAAGAAAGTGTAATACCACAAGATATAGGACAATCAAGACATTCAAATAAAGTCTATTATAGTCAAATCAATTCTATACAAAAcactgaaataataaataataaaaaggaaataaatgaATCTGAAATGGAAGAAAACAGGGGCGCTGAAACTGAAACTACTACACTTATAACTACAACAGATCAAATAACAGAAGATTATAAAGATAATAGTTataacaacaatttttttaaatacaatcaaGAAGAAAATTATGCTGATGAAAATCATAGAAGTAATAATTTACGTAGGCGATTCCCTGGCGGCATTCGAAGAAAACTACGAACGAGGCCAAACGTTAACGATGCTTTTAAAAGTCAACTAAGCAGGGATTTAATAGCATTAACATCGATGAAATACAGAAACAATAGGAATTTATCCAAGTCCAGAGAATGGAAGGACATCATACCTTCAATGATGAAAGTAGAATCTTCTAGTGCAGATAACGTACAAACAGAAACTGAAACTGAAATAACCACTACTCCATGTTCATATACAGAAACAACTACTCAAGAGGAATATGAATCTACCACTGATGCTTTTTACACATCCATAGATACAGAGCCAAGCACTGATGTAGAAGATCAACCAGAAGATACCACTGAGACTAAAACCACATATATAGAATTAGAAGGACTTGATATAGCTCAGTTTACAACTACACCATTAGATGTAAATACGGAGCAAGAAAAGGAAACCACAACATTTACACCAAGGCCTTTGTCAATTGTGAAATCTATAAATGCAACTGATTGGAGGCGTCAAACTTTAAATAATAGATTAAAAAGGAAACGAGGTAAACATAGGACATCCACTACAGAAATACCTAATATACCAGAATCAAAAGATAACTTCAGTAATGGGAAATACCTATCTGCGTCGGAATTTAATACAAAGACACAAATGAGAACAACAAATACGGCAGAAGAGGAAGATTTTACGACCTTGGAGGATTTTTTGACTACGGAAGCTTCTCAACATGTTCCAAGCCGGTATCAATATAAAAAGCTAACAAATGCTAAAAATGTTCcagattttacaataaataaagcaTTTGTAACAGAAAGAACGGCAAAAATAGAAATTGACGAAATTCTTAATGACAATCactgtaagtatttatattttgcttACAATCATCAAGGTTGGTTTTGTGTCCTGTACTATTACTTAAAATGGAGGGATATAATCGTAGTAacgattaattatattaatgaacAATGGACTGTAAATTAGATATCatatcgatattttatcaaaaaaaatagttttaaaaagtaagtaaaagtaggtaaaaatataaacaagactAGAAGAGGAAATATATGATTGTTTGCtggtttgcattgaataggctccgaaactactgaccGATTTGaacaaattcttttactgttaggaagctacactatccccgggtgatataggctatattttatccacgtattcctaagggaacgggaaccaggctggtgaaactgcgcggcgtctgctagtttgtgTTAATCAAGTTACTCGTATAGTGAAATTCGCACGCTGTTCGCATTACtgttgtatattaattaagaataGATTTAATTggacataacttttttttacagcAAGTGCAAAACTTTCAAGAATACTTAAAGAAAGGAATATGACATTGAAAGAATTATTGGAACACAGAGAACGTGGTTCAAGTCATGTTCACTTGGCTGATATATTTCATAATGCTTCAAGAGAACCAAATCCAGAACCAGAACCATTTCTCTCCAAGTCACTTATAGAACCGATATCAAGGGAAACTTATCCCCTTAGAGCTTTATTAGACGCAAACATACATGATCCCAGAACTACAACTGTCGATCCCAGTGttcttcaaataaataaagaaactatACCAGTGGTAATGGATTTTGGCAATAATGTAAATGAAAACAGTGAAAACAAGGGAATTATGTCATTCATTAAAAGCAACACAGCTGGCTTTAATTCAAACAATAAAAGCGCAGTAGTAAATTATGACAAAAAAGACGTTAAACTGAATTTTAATACCCCAGAAATTGGAACTGCAAGGGGATCTCGTTTTCTGAAGTCCGAAACAGATTCTGTTACATGGAACGatgtaataaacataattaaaaaaaatgaccaAGAAGAAAACACTGAAAAAGACAATTCATTGGAAAATGGTGAGCAATAAAAAGTGAAACATTTTTTATGACACATCAATTTCCTCTAATTTTCTCCGATTATTTTTCTGGTTCTTCAAACAAGTTCTAATAttcaaatagttaaaaaatcagAGTCAGGACATTGACACTCTGGTGCCTcgcagagcacgttaagctgttGGTCCTCGTCATTATTCTCTCGGCATTAACAACTGCAAGCGTTTGTATTAAGCCTGCCAACCTGCATTCGCATTATAGAGCAGCATGATGGTctaagcttcatcatcatcattatcaacccatatttggctcactgctgagcatgagtctcctctcagaatgggagaggctaggccaatagtccaccacaatgacccaatgcggattggcagacttcacactcgtagagcATTAACAAAATTCGCAGgcacgcaggtttcctcacgatgtttttccttcaccgtttaagacacgtgatatttaatttcttaaaatgcacactgaagtttggaggtgcatgcccaggaccggattagAACGTACGCCCTCAGGTATCGGAGcacatccactgagctatcactgGCTTTTCATCAATCAATTTCAGTTTTATAGAGAAAAGCTTCTACCAACACAGTTGGCTTATTATGTTGTTATTTAAGAGCCAGATAAAATAATTGAAGTCTTTGAAACGCGTATTGTGATGAGGTCCCTCACTTTGGAACCCTAATCGCCGGTCGATTAGGCACTCAACAGCTCTTCAAGCCGAGAAGCCGATTAtattaatcatttaaaaaaaatcatacataaaCATAGAGGTACTGTTATAAGTTTGGaataaaaaagttacataatcaagcttcttttaattttagatttaccAATTTTGGATACACTAAAGAAAATCGACCTTGAAGAGGATATAGACGGCGATGGTGTGATCGTACTGGGCGATTTGCAGCAGTTAAGAAATATGGCGAGAAAAACATCTCTAGAATCAAATTTAAATGAGAGAAATAATAAGCAAACTGCAAACGAATCAATTACAGTGTTGAGTGATACCAAGTCAGTAACAGTGGCTACTGCAAGCATTATCGGTCTAGCTCTTATACTTTTCCTACTAACATATGCTATATTAAAATggaaacaacaaaataaaatattccataCAAAACGGGCAAAAGAAGATGAGTTTGTACCAAGTCCTGTATTCGAAAGTAGGAAGGGACATAAAATTAATAGCAGCATACGTAGTAAAAGTCCAATGCTTGCAACTTCAAACATATATTCAATTGATACCATTGATACTCGTGCTGGTTCTGAGTCGCCTGAATATATGTGGGATACATTGAGAAAACCCTTTCAATAAACATTtgcattatttataaacatggataaGGATTTAAACCTTCaaagtaaaatgaactttaaacaatagtgattaggtccactttactatgaagaaaattgaggtttaaaccttaatctatgtttataaatattagggC
This sequence is a window from Bicyclus anynana chromosome 16, ilBicAnyn1.1, whole genome shotgun sequence. Protein-coding genes within it:
- the LOC112052357 gene encoding dual specificity protein kinase splB, with translation MGSVGFAMPLLSTLAALVIIVHSAEEEYEREYHMMRPRALDTETNYEQPWRLAEMRPTITQSPQSSGSWDETDPEMTMRRRRVRKRKRRPQPSEEDDFVPQERIYSHNEEPQVHPQENIERPRRRRKKMDFQNTNDKETQTDLNEEANRPKKRRGRKRKRPLANSWPELSEFGIYQEAYDGTEQPTLHKEKQTDSVHDEKYDNQKDINEKAYFKVQIHNENEPEIEKTIQPPVVANIDDRSLSEFSLESMTPNKTTIEENKIIDKGIILSNNMKLPKETASLDPLTLKALLKKSNGKSLSEILQQNNLSLSDLLRGREKALSILKKESVIPQDIGQSRHSNKVYYSQINSIQNTEIINNKKEINESEMEENRGAETETTTLITTTDQITEDYKDNSYNNNFFKYNQEENYADENHRSNNLRRRFPGGIRRKLRTRPNVNDAFKSQLSRDLIALTSMKYRNNRNLSKSREWKDIIPSMMKVESSSADNVQTETETEITTTPCSYTETTTQEEYESTTDAFYTSIDTEPSTDVEDQPEDTTETKTTYIELEGLDIAQFTTTPLDVNTEQEKETTTFTPRPLSIVKSINATDWRRQTLNNRLKRKRGKHRTSTTEIPNIPESKDNFSNGKYLSASEFNTKTQMRTTNTAEEEDFTTLEDFLTTEASQHVPSRYQYKKLTNAKNVPDFTINKAFVTERTAKIEIDEILNDNHSSAKLSRILKERNMTLKELLEHRERGSSHVHLADIFHNASREPNPEPEPFLSKSLIEPISRETYPLRALLDANIHDPRTTTVDPSVLQINKETIPVVMDFGNNVNENSENKGIMSFIKSNTAGFNSNNKSAVVNYDKKDVKLNFNTPEIGTARGSRFLKSETDSVTWNDVINIIKKNDQEENTEKDNSLENDLPILDTLKKIDLEEDIDGDGVIVLGDLQQLRNMARKTSLESNLNERNNKQTANESITVLSDTKSVTVATASIIGLALILFLLTYAILKWKQQNKIFHTKRAKEDEFVPSPVFESRKGHKINSSIRSKSPMLATSNIYSIDTIDTRAGSESPEYMWDTLRKPFQ